Sequence from the Hemibagrus wyckioides isolate EC202008001 linkage group LG28, SWU_Hwy_1.0, whole genome shotgun sequence genome:
ACCTGGAacttcatcatcttcctctccTGTTGCCACTGGTGCTTTTCCATCACCAGCTGCAATAAAAAAGGACAAGGTTAAAGATCTGAGCACAGCAGAACTcttgtaaaagaaataaatagccTAGACAAGATGCTATTCAAATATTAATTATGCACGAAAAAGACTTATTTTAACCTCACCATAAGAACCTTTAAAGACAGCTGTCCTGTGGCAAATGCCAAAGTCAAACCCCCATCACACCTGTTGCCAGTCCTCTTTACACAcggcacattcacacactagcTCAAAAATCAGTCCCTAAATTAAGACCCAGTGGGAGGGCTGGTAAATTTCAAACTTCTATAACGCTTCATTTTTTGTAACCAAATAAGCATCAGTTAAATGTGTATTTGCCACAAACAGAAAAGCAAattgttaaaatgtttacattgttAAATTTTAGGCAACAAACATTTTTATAGAATTCTTGAGACAATTACTACTTTTAGTAGTCTTTGGCTTTAAATTTAATCTCATTTAACAGCTACATTTTTAATATAGCTTTTATATAGACATACAGCTTTTCAGTTTTTTAAGAACACTAAAGCAGTGTCTGCTAACCCAACTCTGTAGCATGCATTATATCCTTTCCCACATCTTTATCAGCTTATGGTTCACATGAGGCCATTCAGGACATCATGGCATCCCATTTCTTAATAGTAGTATTAAAGCATGGATTTCAgtggagaggggaaaaaaaaaaaaacactttaaaatctCTCCATTGGTCTAAACCCAGCTTTTCATGTTCAATAACTTCAGTTCGTCAGCAGCAACCAAGGAATATAAAAGTGGACCATGAACTGTTCTTTGTGTTAAACAGTAATGATACAAAAAAAGTGACATGTAAAAAGCTCACCTTGTTTGGGCAGCGCCTCAGCGAGTTTCCTCAGACTGGTCAAGCTGTCTGCACCGAGCTGATTGAGGATAGATGGCAGCATCTCTGTGAGCTGCTTGGTCTCGGCATGGCctgtgatggtgaaggtgttggcTGCCAGTGAAGCCTGCACTTTGGGGTTGTTGAAGTGGATCACTGTTCCCTGGTTTGTAAACATGTTCACCTGCAAAGTCCAAGCATAGAGTAGTCTCGATCAGATACAGAACACAGCTAATAATGCAGTCAGGCATTCGGCTTTCAGAAATGACTGAATAGTGCTGCTCCATCGTATCCGAGTTAAATGTAGAACCATCTTAGCTACATGTCCAAACAAACTGAAGTGTAGAGATGTCAATAATTTAGTACTGAATACATAAACACCTAA
This genomic interval carries:
- the btf3 gene encoding transcription factor BTF3, whose product is MKETIMNQEKLAKLQAQVRIGGKGTARRKKKVVHRTATADDKKLQFSLKKLGVNNISGIEEVNMFTNQGTVIHFNNPKVQASLAANTFTITGHAETKQLTEMLPSILNQLGADSLTSLRKLAEALPKQAGDGKAPVATGEEDDEVPDLVENFDEASKDEAN